The DNA segment CAATTCGCATTTAAACGATTAGAGTTACTGAAATGAGAACGCTTTTAAAACTTTTGATTAAGTTTTATCAACGATTTATCTCCCCGCTTACTCCAGGAAGTTGTAGATACTACCCAACATGTTCAGAATATGCCATTTGGCAGTGTGAAAATAATAGTATATTTAAGGCGATTTATTTTACAATAACACGCATATTAAAATGTAACCAGCTTTTTATAGGTGGTTGCGATTACCCTGTAATCAAATATAAATGTAAACAGAATATTGTCTTTAAAAAAATAGCTGTAAAGTATTGGTACGTGCCAATCAATAAAGATGATTTTTACGTAATAAAAAATTGGGAGTATAAAAAGAAGAATGAGTCCAAATAATAATAATCAAGGTATGCAAAAACGAATGCTCGTCATGACATTGGTCGTTTTTGCATTTTTTTTAGCATATGAGTTTTTAGTATTAAAGCCACAACAAGAGGCAAAAGCAAAAGAGCAAGCACAACAAACACAACAAGCTCAACAAGTGACAAGTAACCAAGCTCCAAGTATAGCAAATGAGATGAACCAAGCACCACAAATGGTTCAAGGTGATGTAAATACAAACAGTGTAAATGTTGCTCCAGCGTTGGGATTAGCTCCTAAAAATGTTGCTGCAACCGTTACAACGAATAAAAGTAAATATGAAATTGATAATTTAGGTCGAATTGCTCAAGTAACACTTTTAGAGACAAAGTATGTCAATGAAGATCAAAAACAGATTCAACTGTTTGATTTAAATCAGTTACGACCTTTAGAAGTTCGATTTTCTGATGCGAATATCAATGAAGAAGCATTTAAAACCAATGTGGTTGCAAGTCAAGCTTCTGTTGATGCAACTCAAAATAAACAAGAATTGGTTTTAACACAAACTCTTTCATCTGTAGTTGTAACAAAAACATTAACATTTTATCCTGATGGACACTATGATGTAAATGTCAAAACTTCTACACCACAAACATTTTTCTTAACTACAGGATTCAGACCAAATGTATTGGTTGATATGTATGCAGACCATGGTGCACTTTTAAAGCTCAACGATGGAACACTCACCACTTTTCTTGATGGTGATATGGAAAAAACAGAGAGTTTAACGGGTGTTAAATTTGCTTCAGCATTTGATCGATACTATACAAGTGTGTTGTATAACTTTGATAAAAGCATGTCTGTTTCTGTAATGAAAGATGGAAACAAAGACCCACAAATGTTTATTCACGGTAATGGTGATTTAACCGTAAGTGGATACGCAGGACCAAAAGAGCATATTTTACTGCATAAATTAAACCCAGAACTTGTTGATGTAATTGAGTATGGGTTCTTTACATTCTTAGCTAAACCAATGTTTGTATTTTTACAATTCTTACAAACATATATTGGGAACTGGGGATGGACAATTGTTGCATTGACAATCATTATTAAACTGATTTTATTCCCATTATCGTATAAAGGTATGGTTTCTATGCAAAAGCTTAAAGAGCTTGCGCCAAAAATCAAAGATCTTCAAACCAAATATAAAGATGATAAACAACGACAATCTGCAGCAATGATGGAATTGTATAAAAAACATGGTGCAAATCCAATGGGTGGATGTCTCCCATTGATTTTACAAATTCCAGTATTCTTTGCTATTTACCGTGTGTTATTGAACTCAATTGAGTTAAAAGGGGCAGAGTGGATTTTCTGGATTCACGATTTAGCTGAAATGGATCCATATTTTGTATTACCAATTTTAATGGGTGCATCAATGTTCTTACAACAAAAGTTAACACCAAATACACTTCAAGATGAGATGCAAAAGAAAATTTTCCAATTTTTACCAGTAGTATTTACATTCTTTTTCTTGTGGTTCCCAGCTGGATTAACTCTGTACTGGTTTATCAATAACGTATTTACTATAGGGCAACAATACTATATTAATTCAGTCTTTGAAAAACAAAAAGCCATTAAAAAATAGTAGGATATTATTATGAAAAAGTTTGAAGCAACGTGTTTAGAAGAAGCTTATGAACTGGCGACTAATGAATTTAATTGTTCTATAACTGATTTAAAAATTGATATTATTCAACAATCCAGTAAAGGGTTTTTAGGTTTTGGACGAAAAACAGCCATTATTATGGCTGTTCCAAGGCGTGGCGCCCATCACCATAATCGACGAAGAGAACCAAAATATCGAAAAAATTGTATTAAAATAGAAGAAGTATCGAAAAAAATTGCTGAAAACTGTAAAGATGAGCACAGCGAAGAGTGCCAAAAAGCAAAACGTGAACTTGAAAAATACAAATCTACTCCCAAACTCAAAGAAAAAGACTCTATTTTTGATAACTTCTACACTGAATGTAATGAAAAATTTGATGAAAAATCAAACAAACTTTTTATTAAAAGAGACCAACAAGAGATCATCGATGAAATCAAAAAAGATGTCAATATGTTGTTTGGACAAACCTGTTTTTTGCTTGATGAAATCAAAGTGGATTTTTATGATGAAGAGACGGTATACATTGAGTTTACAGGTGAAGACTCTGCTTTACTTATAGGTAAAGAAGGATACCGATACAAAGCCTTATCCTATATTCTGTTTAACTGGATCAATGAAAAGTATGGATTGATGCTTCGATTAGAGATTGCTGAGTTCTTGAAAAATCAAGAAGAGGCGATTCATAACTATTTAGAACCAGTGATTGAGAACATCAAACAAAATGGTTCGTATAAAACAAAACCACTTGATGGTATATTAGTGCATATTGCACTTAAACGACTTCGAGAAGAGTTCCCTGATAAGTATGTGGCAGTGAAAACCAATCAAAGAGGCGATAAGTACGTGCTTGTCAATGAGTATAAAGCAAAGTAAATTTTTATGAGCTTTGATGATACGATTGTAGCCATTGCTACAGCAAATGCCATTGGTTCTATCTCTATTGTAAGAGTAAGTGGGAAGGATGCCCTTAACATTGCTCTTGCACTTTCAAAACGAAAAGAATTAACTCCCCGATACGCAACACTGAACACACTGTATGATTCCAAAAATGAAGTTTTGGATGAGGCTTTGATTTTGTATTTTAAAAATCCTTTTTCATTTACAGGCGAAGATATTGTAGAGTTTCAATGTCATGGTGGTTTGGCCATTTCAAGTCTGGTTGTGGATGAAGTGATTAAACAAGGTGCCAGATTAGCTGAACCAGGTGAGTTCTCAAAACGTGCATTTTTAAATGGAAAGATTGATTTAACCAAAGCAGAAGCCATAGCTAAAATCATTGAAGCCAGAAGTGAAGATGCGGTTAAGCTTTTAGCCAAACAGCTCAAAGGTGAGTTGGTCGAATTTGTTGAATCTATTCGAGAAGATTTACTTTTTATGTTGGCATATACGGAAGTAAATATTGATTATGCTGAAGAGGATCTGCCTGAAGATATCTTCTTACAGATTGAGCAAAAACTTCAAAAAATCATGGAAAAACTGCATGACACCCTTAATGCCAGCAGACGACGTGAAGGTTTAATTGAAGGCTTTAAAGTGGCCATCATTGGAAAACCCAATGTAGGAAAATCTTCACTTTTAAATAAGCTTTTAAACTTTGATAGAGCCATTATTTCTGATATTGCAGGGACAACTCGAGACACCATTGAAGAGAGTGTAAAAATTGGTACACACCTTATTAAGATTGTAGACACTGCAGGTATTCGAGAAGCAAGTGATGTGATTGAAAAAATTGGTATTGAAAAATCTTTAGAAGCTGTCAATGAAGCCGATATTATCATTGCACTGTTTGATAACTCAAAAAAAGTGGATGCTGAAGATAAAAAGATACTTGAACTTTTAGAGAGTATCACAGATAAAGAGGTTATAACTGTATTGAATAAAGTTGATTTAGATGCACAGTTTGATAAAAGTGTTCTTTTTTCTCATATTGAACTGAGCACCAAACAAAGTATCAATCCATTGGTTCAAGCATTGGAAAAACTTTTGGATAATAACTCATCAACTGAAGGAATGACACTTATATCTAAACGACAAGTAAGTGCAGTTGAAGAGACCTTAGGGTATATTCTTCAAGCAAACATGCCTTTACAAACAGGTGAATTGGAATTCTTTGCGCATCATATTAATGAGGCGTTACAACACATCTCAAATATCACTCGACCGTATCAACACGATGAGATGTTGGATGTGATGTTTGGCTCATTTTGTTTAGGGAAATAAAACTTTAATTAACCTCTTCAAGCCAAATAAGATGCGCATTCTCTTTGGCAATATTGATCCAAGAATCCGTGTGAAATTCTATTTTAAGTACACTGCCTGGTTTGACTTCATCTTTGTGTCCCACCAATGTCAAAACTAAAGCGGTCAATGAAGGGTTGTGTCCAATTAAAAGCAGTTCATTAACCGTATCAAACGTATAGGTGATGGTCTCTATGAGTTCATTTAAAAAGGCTTGATACAGTACTTCATTGTACATGATGGTTTTATTGTACTTAAGCTCTAAAGCCATAATCTCAGCGGTTGTTCGTGTTCTGTTAGCAGGACTTGCGACAATTAAATCAGGTTGAATATTCATTTGACGAAGTCTCTCACCCATTTCATGGGTTTGTTCAATTCCATGCTCTGAGAGTTTTAAATCAAAATTATCTTCTTTTACATTAGATGTAGATTTTTGCGGATGGCGCATTATATATAGTGTTTTCATCAAAGCAATTCCGTCATTAAAAAATTATTTCTAATCAAATTGTAAAGATATTTTGCTTTTAACTAACTAAAAATAATCGAAAAAATCATTATATTGTTTAGGAAAATAAAAATTGACCTTTTTCGCACACTCTTGCGTTACATTTTCCCACAATTGCGTATGAAATTGTATATGCACAATGCCACACGTAGGAATATTTTCTTGATGTTGTACTAATTCATATGCTAATGCATTGAGTTCAGGGTTGTGTCCAATTAAAAACACTTTTTTGTGTGATGGAGAGATCTGTTTAATCATGGTGTACAGATCATGCATTGAAGCTTCATAAATCAAAGGGTCAAAATGAATGTTGGATACTTTTAAGGTTTTACAAAAAGGTTTGGACGTGGCTTTTGCCCTTTTAGCAGGAGAACACAGAATCATATCGGGGATAGCTGCTTTTTTTAAAAGCTTTTCAGACATAAATAAAGCAGAGTATTTTCCTCTTTTATTCAGTGGACGTTCAAAATCATCAAGGGTGAGATCTTTCCACGATGATTTCGCATGACGTATTAAAAACAGTTCGAGCATCATCACTCCTTTTAAAGGATATTCTCAAACTATATTTTATTATTTTTTAGTATAATTGTAAAATTTTCCTATAATTTGGAGTATGTCGTGGGGTACGATTTAGATAAAAAACTGGTGATAGCCATCTCATCTCGGGCACTGTTTAATTTAGAAGAAGAGAATAAAATTTTTGAAAAAAGTGGCTTGGATGAATACTATAAGTATCAAATAGAGCATGAAGAAGAGACCTTGAAAAAAGGTACGGGTTTTAGATTGGTTAAAAACCTTTTAAAAATCAATGAAGATTTTCCTGAAAAACAAGTTGAAGTAATCATTGTTTCACGTAATAATGCTGCAACCAGTCTGCGTATTACAAAATCGATTGACCAATACAAGCTTGATATTCAACGTTCAGCTTGGTCGGGTGGAAATAACATCAGTAAATATTTGAAACCATTTAAAGTGGATCTTTTTTTATCGGCCAATGAAAACGATGTGCAAGATGCCATTAATATGGGAGTAGCAGCTGCAAGAATTTTGCCTTTTGATAATGCCATTGATGTGGAAAGCAATCAAGTGCGAATTGCATTTGATGGAGATGCAGTACTCTTCTCTGAAGACTCAGAGATAGTCTATAAAACACAAGGTTTAGAAGCCTTTTTAGAGTTTGAGCTTCAGCACGCCAGTGACCCGCTTAAAGCAGGACCTTTTGCAAAACTGTTGC comes from the Candidatus Marinarcus aquaticus genome and includes:
- the yidD gene encoding membrane protein insertion efficiency factor YidD, whose amino-acid sequence is MRTLLKLLIKFYQRFISPLTPGSCRYYPTCSEYAIWQCENNSIFKAIYFTITRILKCNQLFIGGCDYPVIKYKCKQNIVFKKIAVKYWYVPINKDDFYVIKNWEYKKKNESK
- a CDS encoding Jag N-terminal domain-containing protein, with product MKKFEATCLEEAYELATNEFNCSITDLKIDIIQQSSKGFLGFGRKTAIIMAVPRRGAHHHNRRREPKYRKNCIKIEEVSKKIAENCKDEHSEECQKAKRELEKYKSTPKLKEKDSIFDNFYTECNEKFDEKSNKLFIKRDQQEIIDEIKKDVNMLFGQTCFLLDEIKVDFYDEETVYIEFTGEDSALLIGKEGYRYKALSYILFNWINEKYGLMLRLEIAEFLKNQEEAIHNYLEPVIENIKQNGSYKTKPLDGILVHIALKRLREEFPDKYVAVKTNQRGDKYVLVNEYKAK
- a CDS encoding SixA phosphatase family protein, which encodes MKTLYIMRHPQKSTSNVKEDNFDLKLSEHGIEQTHEMGERLRQMNIQPDLIVASPANRTRTTAEIMALELKYNKTIMYNEVLYQAFLNELIETITYTFDTVNELLLIGHNPSLTALVLTLVGHKDEVKPGSVLKIEFHTDSWINIAKENAHLIWLEEVN
- the mnmE gene encoding tRNA uridine-5-carboxymethylaminomethyl(34) synthesis GTPase MnmE, yielding MSFDDTIVAIATANAIGSISIVRVSGKDALNIALALSKRKELTPRYATLNTLYDSKNEVLDEALILYFKNPFSFTGEDIVEFQCHGGLAISSLVVDEVIKQGARLAEPGEFSKRAFLNGKIDLTKAEAIAKIIEARSEDAVKLLAKQLKGELVEFVESIREDLLFMLAYTEVNIDYAEEDLPEDIFLQIEQKLQKIMEKLHDTLNASRRREGLIEGFKVAIIGKPNVGKSSLLNKLLNFDRAIISDIAGTTRDTIEESVKIGTHLIKIVDTAGIREASDVIEKIGIEKSLEAVNEADIIIALFDNSKKVDAEDKKILELLESITDKEVITVLNKVDLDAQFDKSVLFSHIELSTKQSINPLVQALEKLLDNNSSTEGMTLISKRQVSAVEETLGYILQANMPLQTGELEFFAHHINEALQHISNITRPYQHDEMLDVMFGSFCLGK
- a CDS encoding SixA phosphatase family protein, with product MLELFLIRHAKSSWKDLTLDDFERPLNKRGKYSALFMSEKLLKKAAIPDMILCSPAKRAKATSKPFCKTLKVSNIHFDPLIYEASMHDLYTMIKQISPSHKKVFLIGHNPELNALAYELVQHQENIPTCGIVHIQFHTQLWENVTQECAKKVNFYFPKQYNDFFDYF
- a CDS encoding 5'-nucleotidase codes for the protein MGYDLDKKLVIAISSRALFNLEEENKIFEKSGLDEYYKYQIEHEEETLKKGTGFRLVKNLLKINEDFPEKQVEVIIVSRNNAATSLRITKSIDQYKLDIQRSAWSGGNNISKYLKPFKVDLFLSANENDVQDAINMGVAAARILPFDNAIDVESNQVRIAFDGDAVLFSEDSEIVYKTQGLEAFLEFELQHASDPLKAGPFAKLLRVISNIQSKYPEEKTPIRTALITARNSPAHERVIRTLNAWNVRLDEAFFLGGVDKYEVVNAFGADIFFDDQDVHLETTSKTSPSAKVPYKSESILNRI
- the yidC gene encoding membrane protein insertase YidC, whose protein sequence is MSPNNNNQGMQKRMLVMTLVVFAFFLAYEFLVLKPQQEAKAKEQAQQTQQAQQVTSNQAPSIANEMNQAPQMVQGDVNTNSVNVAPALGLAPKNVAATVTTNKSKYEIDNLGRIAQVTLLETKYVNEDQKQIQLFDLNQLRPLEVRFSDANINEEAFKTNVVASQASVDATQNKQELVLTQTLSSVVVTKTLTFYPDGHYDVNVKTSTPQTFFLTTGFRPNVLVDMYADHGALLKLNDGTLTTFLDGDMEKTESLTGVKFASAFDRYYTSVLYNFDKSMSVSVMKDGNKDPQMFIHGNGDLTVSGYAGPKEHILLHKLNPELVDVIEYGFFTFLAKPMFVFLQFLQTYIGNWGWTIVALTIIIKLILFPLSYKGMVSMQKLKELAPKIKDLQTKYKDDKQRQSAAMMELYKKHGANPMGGCLPLILQIPVFFAIYRVLLNSIELKGAEWIFWIHDLAEMDPYFVLPILMGASMFLQQKLTPNTLQDEMQKKIFQFLPVVFTFFFLWFPAGLTLYWFINNVFTIGQQYYINSVFEKQKAIKK